A genome region from Macaca nemestrina isolate mMacNem1 chromosome 20, mMacNem.hap1, whole genome shotgun sequence includes the following:
- the LOC105495389 gene encoding coiled-coil domain-containing glutamate-rich protein 2 has protein sequence MLLWEETPRPVPWTRGTPTMPPRGPASALLLLLLLGTATAAPLALRPSKEELTRCLAEVVTEVLTVGQVQRGPCTALLHKEMCGTEPHGCASTEEKGLLLGDFKKKEAGKTRSSQEVRDEEKEELAERTHKSEVQEQAIREQGHRQLHREEDEEDEKEQRKRGPMETFEDLWQQHLENGGDLQKRVAEKASDEETAQFQAEEKGVRVLGGDRSLWQGAERGGGERHEDSPHRHHHHQPGAEPRQEEKEALESEEQEVERLEHLRDELKKVTETLREQLRREG, from the exons ATGCTGCTCTGGGAAGAGACCCCCAGGCCAG TGCCTTGGACCCGTGGGACGCCCACCATGCCGCCCCGAGGGCCAGCCTCtgcgctgctgctgctgctgctgctggggacAG CCACCGCTGCTCCCCTGGCACTGAGACCCTCCAAGGAGGAG CTGACCCGCTGTCTGGCAGAGGTGGTCACAGAGGTGCTGACCGTGGGCCAGGTCCAGAGAGGACCCTGCACTGCTCTTCTCCACAAGG AGATGTGCGGCACAGAGCCCCATGGCTGTGCATCCACCGAGGAGAAAGGCCTGCTGCTTGGGGATTTCAAGAAGAAGGAGGCTGGGAAGACGAGGTCCAGCCAGGAGGTGAGggatgaggaaaaggaggagTTGGCAGAGAGGACCCACAAGTCCGAGGTCCAGGAACAAGCCATCCGTGAGCAAGGGCACCGCCAGCTCCACcgggaggaggacgaggaggacgAGAAGGAGCAGAGGAAGAGGGGGCCCATGGAGACCTTCGAGGACCTGTGGCAGCAGCATCTAGAGAATGGAGGGGACCTCCAGAAGCGAGTGGCAGAGAAGGCCAGCGACGAAGAGACGGCCCAGTTCCAGGCAGAGGAGAAGGGGGTGCGGGTGCTGGGTGGGGACCGCAGCCTGTGGCAGGGGGCCGAGAGAGGCGGAGGAGAGAGGCACGAGGACTCAccccaccgccaccaccaccaccagccagGGGCTGAgcccaggcaggaggagaaggaggcttTGGAGAGTGAG GAACAGGAGGTGGAGCGGCTGGAGCACTTGAGAGACGAACTGAAGAAGGTGACAGAGACGCTGCGGGAGCAGCTCAGGAGGGAGGGCTGA